A DNA window from Ensifer sp. WSM1721 contains the following coding sequences:
- a CDS encoding 4-hydroxythreonine-4-phosphate dehydrogenase PdxA, producing MTTNGAAGTKEQRPVIALAMGDPAGISPELTARLLALADIRDAAHIIAIGDRRILNEGAKVADVMLDLEPASLEALDEAGTSRHVFVDLGHLDPADVARGEATLAGGSFATRNFRTALELAHAGNADAVCFTPFNKKAMRFAYPGYDDEIRFVADVLSFTGKVREFNVLEKVWNARVTSHIPLKDVASNLSVEALLAELELTRACLKDAGYDEAKIAVAGLNPHAGDGGSFGMEEIDIIEPAVEKARALGFNVEGPFPADTVFVRALKEGFNAVLTMYHDQGQIAMKLMGFDKGVTMMGGLPFPLCTPAHGTAYDIAGKGIADVGASREAILLAARMAKKKRALSAAA from the coding sequence ATGACGACCAATGGTGCGGCCGGAACGAAGGAACAGCGTCCTGTCATAGCGCTCGCCATGGGCGATCCTGCGGGGATCAGCCCAGAGCTGACGGCGCGGCTGCTCGCGCTCGCCGACATTCGCGACGCCGCGCACATCATCGCCATCGGCGACCGCCGCATTCTCAACGAGGGGGCGAAGGTTGCCGACGTAATGCTCGATCTGGAGCCTGCGTCCCTCGAGGCGCTCGATGAGGCCGGGACGTCGCGCCATGTCTTTGTCGATCTCGGCCATCTCGACCCTGCCGATGTGGCGCGCGGCGAGGCGACGCTTGCCGGCGGCTCGTTCGCCACCCGCAACTTCCGCACGGCGCTCGAACTTGCCCATGCCGGCAATGCCGATGCCGTCTGCTTCACGCCCTTCAACAAGAAGGCGATGCGCTTTGCCTATCCCGGCTATGACGACGAGATCCGCTTCGTCGCCGACGTGCTCTCCTTCACCGGCAAGGTCCGCGAGTTCAACGTGCTCGAAAAGGTCTGGAACGCGCGGGTGACCTCGCATATCCCGCTCAAGGACGTGGCCTCGAACCTTTCCGTCGAGGCTCTTCTTGCCGAACTCGAACTGACGCGGGCCTGCCTCAAGGACGCCGGCTATGACGAGGCGAAGATCGCGGTTGCTGGGCTCAATCCGCATGCCGGCGATGGCGGCAGCTTCGGCATGGAGGAGATCGATATCATCGAGCCGGCCGTGGAGAAGGCCAGGGCGCTCGGCTTCAATGTCGAGGGGCCATTCCCGGCCGATACGGTCTTCGTGCGGGCGCTGAAGGAAGGCTTCAACGCGGTGCTGACCATGTATCACGACCAGGGCCAGATCGCGATGAAGCTCATGGGCTTCGACAAGGGCGTGACGATGATGGGCGGTCTGCCGTTCCCGCTCTGCACGCCCGCCCACGGCACCGCTTATGACATCGCCGGCAAGGGCATTGCCGATGTGGGCGCGAGCCGCGAGGCGATCCTGCTCGCGGCCCGCATGGCCAAGAAAAAGAGAGCGCTTTCAGCCGCTGCCTGA
- a CDS encoding tripartite tricarboxylate transporter substrate binding protein, protein MKKSVSIACIVAAALGLAAPAAAFEPNRPVEFVVTAGPGGGTDIFARTIQAIIAKYELMKAPVVVTNKGSAGGAEGFVYTAGYKGDAYKLAFGTNNAYLLPVRAKVPYKAEDLTPVAALASDEFVLWVNGKADYATAADFVAKAKEGGLKIGGSQSKDVDQILTSMINDATGAKINYIPFKSGGEAAVQLAGEHIDANVNNPSENAGQWQAGMVKPLCVFKSVKLTSEAKVAGDKGWSDIPTCKEAGIPIDSYSMPRTVWLPAGVEPDVVQFYADVLRKVSETPEWAKYLADTSQSPAYLAGDEFQAAVKTDGAAVSEVLKREGWLAN, encoded by the coding sequence ATGAAGAAATCCGTCTCAATTGCCTGCATCGTGGCGGCCGCTCTCGGCCTTGCCGCACCGGCCGCAGCCTTCGAGCCGAATCGTCCGGTCGAATTTGTCGTCACTGCCGGCCCGGGCGGCGGCACCGACATTTTCGCGCGCACCATTCAGGCGATCATCGCCAAGTACGAGCTGATGAAGGCTCCGGTGGTCGTGACCAACAAGGGCAGCGCCGGCGGCGCCGAGGGTTTCGTCTATACTGCAGGCTACAAGGGCGATGCCTACAAGCTCGCCTTCGGCACCAACAATGCCTATCTGCTGCCGGTTCGCGCCAAGGTTCCCTATAAGGCGGAAGACCTGACGCCGGTCGCGGCGCTTGCTTCCGACGAATTCGTGCTCTGGGTCAACGGCAAGGCGGACTACGCGACCGCTGCCGATTTCGTCGCCAAGGCGAAGGAGGGAGGATTGAAGATCGGCGGCAGTCAGTCGAAGGATGTCGACCAGATCCTGACCTCGATGATCAACGACGCGACCGGCGCCAAGATCAACTACATTCCGTTCAAGAGCGGCGGCGAGGCGGCCGTCCAGCTTGCCGGCGAGCACATCGACGCCAATGTCAACAATCCGAGCGAGAATGCCGGTCAATGGCAGGCTGGCATGGTCAAGCCGCTCTGCGTCTTCAAGAGCGTGAAGCTTACGAGCGAGGCGAAGGTCGCCGGCGACAAGGGCTGGAGCGACATCCCGACCTGCAAGGAAGCGGGAATCCCGATCGACAGTTATTCGATGCCGCGCACCGTGTGGCTGCCGGCCGGCGTGGAACCGGATGTCGTCCAGTTCTATGCGGATGTCCTGCGCAAGGTTTCCGAGACGCCGGAATGGGCGAAGTATCTGGCGGATACCTCGCAGTCTCCTGCCTATCTCGCCGGCGACGAATTCCAGGCGGCGGTCAAGACGGATGGTGCTGCGGTCAGCGAAGTGCTGAAGCGCGAAGGCTGGCTCGCCAACTGA
- a CDS encoding tripartite tricarboxylate transporter TctB family protein encodes MSENSAHGVSRFVVELGVAALTGAFGVAICYGSLDIGAGWTDTGPDAGYFPFYIGLLIVFGSLVNIVNAFIKHRGTGEVFLDGARARVVASFLLPLVAFAALSVWLGLYVGTALYIAATMLLQGRYKWWIALPAGLGVSGFFFIVFEIGFQVPLLKGPVEAWFGIY; translated from the coding sequence ATGAGTGAGAACAGTGCGCATGGGGTCTCCCGCTTCGTAGTCGAGCTTGGCGTTGCCGCGCTGACCGGCGCCTTCGGCGTCGCTATCTGTTACGGCTCCCTCGACATCGGCGCCGGCTGGACGGACACGGGGCCGGACGCGGGCTATTTCCCCTTCTATATCGGCCTGCTCATCGTCTTCGGCAGTCTCGTGAACATCGTGAACGCCTTCATCAAGCACCGCGGAACGGGTGAGGTCTTCCTCGACGGCGCCCGCGCCCGGGTGGTCGCCTCCTTCCTGCTGCCGCTGGTGGCCTTCGCTGCCCTCTCGGTCTGGCTCGGCCTCTATGTCGGAACGGCGCTCTATATCGCCGCGACCATGCTCCTCCAGGGGCGCTACAAATGGTGGATCGCGCTGCCCGCGGGCTTGGGCGTTTCGGGCTTCTTCTTCATCGTTTTCGAGATCGGCTTCCAGGTTCCGCTACTGAAGGGACCGGTCGAGGCCTGGTTCGGGATCTACTGA